ACCCAATCAGTTTTTCATCATAGACGAAGCCCAAAATTTAAGTCCGCACGAAATGAAAACTATCATCACCCGTGCCGGAGTTAATACCAAAGTAGTGCTTACAGGTGACCCTTACCAGATAGATATTCCTTATCTGGATTCGCAGAGTAACGGTCTTTCCGTTTCTGTAGAAAAATTTAAGGGAGAAATTCTGGTAGGTCATATCACTTTGGATAAAGGCGAACGCAGCGCTCTGGCTGATTTAGCCGCTAAGTATCTCTAAACTATGCCTTACCGAAAGAATTTTGACCGCAGCCGGGTGGAAATTAACCTTTCCGCTTTCAGAGCTAACCTGCATCTCCTGAAAAGTTATTTGGAACCACAGCAGCAATTTATGATGATTGTGAAAGCGGATGCTTATGGGCATGGAGCGATAGAAATAAGCAAAGTTGCCTGCGAGGAAGGAGCTGTCTATTTAGGAGTTGCCAATCCTGAAGAAGGGCGTTTATTACGCTTACAGGGTTGCAAGGAACCGATTTTAGTGCTTTCGCCTTGTTTAACAAACGAGATAAATACTATTTTGGCAAACGACCTGGCAGTTAATGTTTCTTCTTTGGATTTTGCCAAGGCATTGAACAGAAATGCCAAAGCAGCTAATAAACAGGCAGTTGTTCATCTGAAAGTAGATACAGGTATGCATCGCAGCGGGATTTTGGATAGCGAATTTATCTCTTTCTATGCCAAAATAGCCAATATGGATTGGATAATCATTGAAGGTATATTCAGTCATTTTGCCTCTGCCGAAAGCGATTTGGATTTCAGCCGCAAGCAGGAAGAACGATTTTGGAATATTATAGATAATCTTGCGGTTCATCCGAAATATATGCACATTGATAATTCCAATGCCTTGGTAAATGGTTTGGGAAAACGCAGCAATCTTGTTCGTTTAGGTATTATGGCTTACGGCATTCAAATTCCGGGAAATAAGGATATTGGCTTGCAGCCGGTGATGTCTTTTAAAACTATCCTTTCGCAGATAAAGCACATCAGTAAAGGCGAGGCGGTTGGTTATAACCGTTCCTGGATAGCCCAAGAGGATTGTGTTTACGGAATACTTCCAATCGGTTATGCCGATGGCTATGATTTTATGCTATCCAATTGTGGTGTTGTTTGGCTGAAAGATAAACTCTGCAAGGTGATAGGACGCATTTCTATGGATATGATTTGTGTGGATTTATCCCCAGTAGAAAATCCTGCTATAGGCGACGAGGCAATCCTTATTGGCGGTTCTCCTAAAGAGACCAAAGCAGAAAATCTGGTTGCCAGATATGGTGGTAATGCTTATGAATTGCTTTGTCAAGTTGGTCGCAGAGCTAAGCGCTATTATTTTCAAGAAGGGAAATTAGTTCATAGCGCTCCTCTTTCCCGGCGGGATTTTGTTCCTGACGATTTTTCGGACAGCAAACTGA
The sequence above is a segment of the Candidatus Cloacimonas sp. genome. Coding sequences within it:
- the alr gene encoding alanine racemase; the protein is MPYRKNFDRSRVEINLSAFRANLHLLKSYLEPQQQFMMIVKADAYGHGAIEISKVACEEGAVYLGVANPEEGRLLRLQGCKEPILVLSPCLTNEINTILANDLAVNVSSLDFAKALNRNAKAANKQAVVHLKVDTGMHRSGILDSEFISFYAKIANMDWIIIEGIFSHFASAESDLDFSRKQEERFWNIIDNLAVHPKYMHIDNSNALVNGLGKRSNLVRLGIMAYGIQIPGNKDIGLQPVMSFKTILSQIKHISKGEAVGYNRSWIAQEDCVYGILPIGYADGYDFMLSNCGVVWLKDKLCKVIGRISMDMICVDLSPVENPAIGDEAILIGGSPKETKAENLVARYGGNAYELLCQVGRRAKRYYFQEGKLVHSAPLSRRDFVPDDFSDSKLNQIIESAIAQRLQSIEIGELIYREMLRDFFYYKDRDIHYRYNFQHKIIFSHSLNSGYYNVVTILNFDKVLSNDYFLVACASSDEILRRYFKRSDVEYRWLMDDKFELDTESFIVSLAKVDDLILKTTLTYINGCLEIRCSHPNLKNKIGKKVHFTINTNTLYPSSLHQFSVFITELTRGVDIAFQFPAELDTVDCVPFFSGQDKDPAISRTNAEIRVSSEPEEWIFPVSGVVFAY